The following proteins are co-located in the Castor canadensis chromosome 5, mCasCan1.hap1v2, whole genome shotgun sequence genome:
- the Sptssb gene encoding serine palmitoyltransferase small subunit B isoform X2 has product MDFKHVKEYFAWLYYQYQIISCCAVMEPWEQSMLNTILLTIFAMVVYTAYVFIPIHIRLAWEFFSKLCGYHSTTSS; this is encoded by the coding sequence ATGGATTTCAAGCATGTGAAAGAATATTTTGCCTGGCTCTACTATCAATACCAAATCATTAGCTGCTGTGCTGTAATGGAGCCCTGGGAGCAATCTATGCTCAACACCATCTTATTAACCATTTTTGCTATGGTGGTGTACACTGCCTATGTCTTCATCCCTATCCACATTCGCCTGGCTTGGGAGTTTTTCTCAAAACTATGTGGATATCACAGTACAACTTCTAGTTGA